Proteins from a genomic interval of Drosophila willistoni isolate 14030-0811.24 chromosome 2L unlocalized genomic scaffold, UCI_dwil_1.1 Seg139, whole genome shotgun sequence:
- the LOC6638481 gene encoding KH domain-containing, RNA-binding, signal transduction-associated protein 2 — protein sequence METQSSDFSDLKPAPHEYTPRLNEVAQKFLADLEEERQRLSEQFPLCGLLIDEAVDRVYCTGRIPGKEFYADVYKQKPMKITQKVFVPVKQYPKFNFTGKILGPKGNSLRRLQEETQCKIAIKGRSSIRDRNKEEQLRNSGDPRYAHLQKDLFLEVSTVATPAECYARVAYALAEIRKYLIPDKNDEVSHEQLRELMEMDPESAKSIHGPNLEAYRSVFDKKFGGPGSSAAPKYLNLIKRAAENPPELDEADEVAYEYEHRMPIKREPHAGYQYSKPRPSIIPTNAAAYKRPQPYPTDMKRMREPPIKSYKPNAYTILKKYK from the exons atggaGACCCAAAGTAGCGATTTCAGTGATCTAAAACCGGCTCCACATGAGTATACGCCGCGTTTAAATGAAGTGGCACAAAAGTTTCTTGCCGATCTGGAGGAAGAACGTCAGCGTCTGTCGGAACAGTTTCCCCTTTGTGGACTACTAATTGATGAGG CTGTGGATCGTGTTTATTGCACTGGCCGCATTCCTGGCAAGGAATTCTACGCGGATGTGTATAAGCAGAAGCCCATGAAAATCACACAGAAAGTGTTTGTACCCGTTAAGCAATATCCAAAG TTCAATTTCACTGGCAAAATCCTAGGTCCCAAGGGCAATTCCCTGCGTCGCCTGCAGGAGGAGACCCAATGCAAAATTGCCATTAAAGGTCGCAGCTCCATACGTGATCGCAACAAGGAGGAACAATTGCGAAATTCAGGTGATCCACGCTATGCCCATTTACAAAAGGATCTGTTCCTTGAAGTCAGCACAGTGGCCACTCCAGCTGAATGTTATGCACGCGTTGCCTATGCCCTGGCCGAGATACGTAAGTATCTAATTCCAGATAAAAATGATGAAGTCTCACATGAGCAGCTGCGCGAACTCATGGAAATGGATCCCGAATCGGCCAAGAGTATTCATGGTCCCAATTTGGAGGCTTACAG ATCCGTTTTTGATAAGAAATTTGGTGGTCCCGGTAGCAGCGCGGCACCCAAATATTTGAATCTTATCAAGCGAGCTGCGGAAAATCCGCCTGA ACTCGATGAGGCTGATGAGGTGGCTTATGAATATGAGCATCGTATGCCTATAAAACGAGAGCCACACGCCGGATATCAGTACAGCAAAC cACGTCCATCAATAATACCAACCAATGCGGCTGCTTATAAACGTCCACAACCATATCCAACTGACATGAAACGTATGCGCGAACCACCAATCAAGTCGTATAAACCGAATGCGTATACCATactcaaaaaatataaatga
- the LOC6638311 gene encoding KH domain-containing, RNA-binding, signal transduction-associated protein 2 isoform X3 — protein MPRDYDRDYNEDTTDYKRKRRDEDPEATGGAEAAEQDGHGHGHGHGHATTASHAPLHDTPQLNEKTNAYLQECLQEKKTLEKKHIITKRLLDDEVEKILVSGRIPKPEIYANVYSEKPIRVAQKVLFPIKEYPKFNFVGKILGPKGNTLRQLQEETMCKMVVMGRNSMRDHGKEEELRSSANPKYAHLSRDLHVEISTVAPPAEAYHRLSYALGEIRKFMIPDANDDIRLEQLREMDGKERLYKKSHHYSKSYGEHGAYSTRTPPPSSSKPKVYSILEKARYVMDDPNYGIVKTHRSRDHELYDHEYDRYATPPPPQSSKHSSHHAQYDSSSYERDYRREYHPHSSSSSYAAAAYTEMFN, from the exons ATGCCGCGTGACTACGACAGGGACTACAACGAGGACACCACCGACTACAAACGCAAGCGTCGCGATGAAGATCCTGAGGCTACAGGCGGGGCTGAAGCAGCCGAGCAAGATGGACACGGACATGGTCATGGTCACGGTCATGCCACTACCGCCAGCCACGCCCCCTTGCACGATACGCCccaattaaatgaaaagaCAAATGCATATCTGCAGGAATGTTTACAAGAAAAGAAGACGCTGGAAAAGAAACACATTATAACAAAGCGTTTACTTGACGACG AGGTGGAGAAAATATTGGTCAGTGGTCGCATACCAAAGCCTGAGATCTATGCCAATGTGTACAGCGAGAAGCCCATACGTGTGGCCCAGAAAGTCCTTTTCCCCATTAAAGAATATcccaaattcaattttgttggcaaaattCTTGGCCCCAAGGGTAACACTTTGCGCCAACTGCAGGAGGAGACCATGTGCAAAATGGTTGTTATGGGACGCAATTCAATGCGTGATCATGGGAAGGAGGAGGAGCTACGTAGTTCAGCAAATCCCAAATATGCTCATCTAAGTCGTGATCTGCATGTGGAAATCTCAACGGTTGCCCCACCAGCGGAAGCCTATCATCGTCTTAGCTATGCTTTGGGCGAAATTCGCAAATTTATGATTCCCGATGCCAATGATGATATTCGTCTAGAGCAATTGAGGGAAATGGATGGAAAGGAGCGTCTATATAAGAAATCTCACCATTATTCTAAATCCTATGGAGAGCATGGAGCTTACAGTACACG GACACCGCCTCCTTCGTCATCGAAACCCAAGGTATATTCCATATTGGAAAAGGCTCGCTATGTAATGGATGATCCCAATTATGGCATTGTAAAGACACATAG ATCGCGTGACCACGAGCTATACGATCATGAATATGATCGGTATGCCACACCGCCGCCGCCTCAGTCGTCTAAGCACTCCAGTCATCATGCCCAATATGATAGCTCTTCCTATGAGCGCGACTATCGTCGTGAGTATCATCCGCATTCGTCCTCCTCATCTTATGCAGCAGCTGCCTATACGG AAATGTTTAACTGA
- the LOC6638311 gene encoding KH domain-containing, RNA-binding, signal transduction-associated protein 2 isoform X1: MPRDYDRDYNEDTTDYKRKRRDEDPEATGGAEAAEQDGHGHGHGHGHATTASHAPLHDTPQLNEKTNAYLQECLQEKKTLEKKHIITKRLLDDEVEKILVSGRIPKPEIYANVYSEKPIRVAQKVLFPIKEYPKFNFVGKILGPKGNTLRQLQEETMCKMVVMGRNSMRDHGKEEELRSSANPKYAHLSRDLHVEISTVAPPAEAYHRLSYALGEIRKFMIPDANDDIRLEQLREMDGKERLYKKSHHYSKSYGEHGAYSTRTPPPSSSKPKVYSILEKARYVMDDPNYGIVKTHRSRDHELYDHEYDRYATPPPPQSSKHSSHHAQYDSSSYERDYRREYHPHSSSSSYAAAAYTAKPSNGRSSSSYRPTTTSGSGSHSSAHGHYETGSRSRESVRYRSAPYPKIR; encoded by the exons ATGCCGCGTGACTACGACAGGGACTACAACGAGGACACCACCGACTACAAACGCAAGCGTCGCGATGAAGATCCTGAGGCTACAGGCGGGGCTGAAGCAGCCGAGCAAGATGGACACGGACATGGTCATGGTCACGGTCATGCCACTACCGCCAGCCACGCCCCCTTGCACGATACGCCccaattaaatgaaaagaCAAATGCATATCTGCAGGAATGTTTACAAGAAAAGAAGACGCTGGAAAAGAAACACATTATAACAAAGCGTTTACTTGACGACG AGGTGGAGAAAATATTGGTCAGTGGTCGCATACCAAAGCCTGAGATCTATGCCAATGTGTACAGCGAGAAGCCCATACGTGTGGCCCAGAAAGTCCTTTTCCCCATTAAAGAATATcccaaattcaattttgttggcaaaattCTTGGCCCCAAGGGTAACACTTTGCGCCAACTGCAGGAGGAGACCATGTGCAAAATGGTTGTTATGGGACGCAATTCAATGCGTGATCATGGGAAGGAGGAGGAGCTACGTAGTTCAGCAAATCCCAAATATGCTCATCTAAGTCGTGATCTGCATGTGGAAATCTCAACGGTTGCCCCACCAGCGGAAGCCTATCATCGTCTTAGCTATGCTTTGGGCGAAATTCGCAAATTTATGATTCCCGATGCCAATGATGATATTCGTCTAGAGCAATTGAGGGAAATGGATGGAAAGGAGCGTCTATATAAGAAATCTCACCATTATTCTAAATCCTATGGAGAGCATGGAGCTTACAGTACACG GACACCGCCTCCTTCGTCATCGAAACCCAAGGTATATTCCATATTGGAAAAGGCTCGCTATGTAATGGATGATCCCAATTATGGCATTGTAAAGACACATAG ATCGCGTGACCACGAGCTATACGATCATGAATATGATCGGTATGCCACACCGCCGCCGCCTCAGTCGTCTAAGCACTCCAGTCATCATGCCCAATATGATAGCTCTTCCTATGAGCGCGACTATCGTCGTGAGTATCATCCGCATTCGTCCTCCTCATCTTATGCAGCAGCTGCCTATACGG CAAAACCAAGCAATGGTCGTTCATCATCGTCATATAGACCAACAACGACATCGGGCTCGGGATCACATTCATCGGCGCATGGTCACTATGAAACTGGATCACGGTCTCGTGAAAGTGTGCGTTATCGCTCGGCTCCATATCCAAAAATACGTTAA
- the LOC6638312 gene encoding DNA polymerase epsilon subunit 4: MASEELFPNDHTEELDLEQELNEIADKSTEETPHEQGEKENSPAAAEDKSVATKTPAEPAEHEAKLCQLPIARIRNIMKLDPDLHVASNEAVFAVAKAVELFIESLARESYTYTAQAKKKTIQKRDVDLAISAVDSLMFLDGAMNF; the protein is encoded by the exons ATGGCTAGCGAAGAATTATTTCCAAATGACCACACAGAGGAGTTAGATTTAGAGCAGGAACTAAATGAAATAGCTGACAAATCAACAGAAGAAACGCCACATGAACAAGGAGAAAAGGAAAATTCACCTGCAGCTGCTGAAGATAAATCTG TTGCCACCAAAACACCTGCTGAACCCGCGGAACATGAGGCAAAACTCTGTCAATTACCCATTGCTCGTATAAGAAACATTATGAAATTGGATCCAGATTTACATGTGGCCTCCAATGAGGCAGTCTTTGCAGTAGCCAAAGCAGTGGAGCTTTTTATCGAATCTTTAGCTCGTGAATCCTATACATATACAGCACAagctaaaaagaaaaccatACAAAAACGTGATGTTGATCTGGCCATATCGGCAGTGGATAGTCTTATGTTTTTGGATGGAGCTATGAATTTTTAA
- the LOC6638311 gene encoding KH domain-containing, RNA-binding, signal transduction-associated protein 2 isoform X2, with amino-acid sequence MPRDYDRDYNEDTTDYKRKRRDEDPEATGGAEAAEQDGHGHGHGHGHATTASHAPLHDTPQLNEKTNAYLQECLQEKKTLEKKHIITKRLLDDEVEKILVSGRIPKPEIYANVYSEKPIRVAQKVLFPIKEYPKFNFVGKILGPKGNTLRQLQEETMCKMVVMGRNSMRDHGKEEELRSSANPKYAHLSRDLHVEISTVAPPAEAYHRLSYALGEIRKFMIPDANDDIRLEQLREMDGKERLYKKSHHYSKSYGEHGAYSTRTPPPSSSKPKVYSILEKARYVMDDPNYGIVKTHRSRDHELYDHEYDRYATPPPPQSSKHSSHHAQYDSSSYERDYRREYHPHSSSSSYAAAAYTENPSKYLTTRPQKKIIEKNPKNQ; translated from the exons ATGCCGCGTGACTACGACAGGGACTACAACGAGGACACCACCGACTACAAACGCAAGCGTCGCGATGAAGATCCTGAGGCTACAGGCGGGGCTGAAGCAGCCGAGCAAGATGGACACGGACATGGTCATGGTCACGGTCATGCCACTACCGCCAGCCACGCCCCCTTGCACGATACGCCccaattaaatgaaaagaCAAATGCATATCTGCAGGAATGTTTACAAGAAAAGAAGACGCTGGAAAAGAAACACATTATAACAAAGCGTTTACTTGACGACG AGGTGGAGAAAATATTGGTCAGTGGTCGCATACCAAAGCCTGAGATCTATGCCAATGTGTACAGCGAGAAGCCCATACGTGTGGCCCAGAAAGTCCTTTTCCCCATTAAAGAATATcccaaattcaattttgttggcaaaattCTTGGCCCCAAGGGTAACACTTTGCGCCAACTGCAGGAGGAGACCATGTGCAAAATGGTTGTTATGGGACGCAATTCAATGCGTGATCATGGGAAGGAGGAGGAGCTACGTAGTTCAGCAAATCCCAAATATGCTCATCTAAGTCGTGATCTGCATGTGGAAATCTCAACGGTTGCCCCACCAGCGGAAGCCTATCATCGTCTTAGCTATGCTTTGGGCGAAATTCGCAAATTTATGATTCCCGATGCCAATGATGATATTCGTCTAGAGCAATTGAGGGAAATGGATGGAAAGGAGCGTCTATATAAGAAATCTCACCATTATTCTAAATCCTATGGAGAGCATGGAGCTTACAGTACACG GACACCGCCTCCTTCGTCATCGAAACCCAAGGTATATTCCATATTGGAAAAGGCTCGCTATGTAATGGATGATCCCAATTATGGCATTGTAAAGACACATAG ATCGCGTGACCACGAGCTATACGATCATGAATATGATCGGTATGCCACACCGCCGCCGCCTCAGTCGTCTAAGCACTCCAGTCATCATGCCCAATATGATAGCTCTTCCTATGAGCGCGACTATCGTCGTGAGTATCATCCGCATTCGTCCTCCTCATCTTATGCAGCAGCTGCCTATACGG aaaatccATCAAAGTATCTAACAACGcgaccacaaaaaaaaatcatagaaaaaaacccaaaaaaccaataa
- the LOC6638431 gene encoding uncharacterized protein LOC6638431, translated as MRHLWLLTLVLMGFFQYSVLADEYAEYNDEEEPQYPPGNLAKATSKPVIPIPYFDEKEAVIYVPTNATTVSLECPVKNYDALHHGINWYKDEELMTNAKSAFNIEHRLDDNYTLTMPLVNVTGHVYSCRVMPSNVRHQITIRIGAAPITTTPKATVDPSPTIISPPTAKSGSSPVVYCLWLLLASFQGIRRM; from the exons atgagACATCTGTGGctattaacccttgtgttaaTGGGTTTCTTTCAATATTCAG TCCTTGCTGATGAGTATGCCGAGTACAATGATGAGGAGGAACCACAATACCCGCCTGGTAATTTGGCAAAAGCCACATCCAAACCAGTAATCCCTATCCCGTATTTTGATGAAAAAGAGGCGGTGATTTATGTCCCAACGAATGCCACTACGGTTAGCCTTGAATGTCCTGTAAAGAATTATGATG CATTGCATCATGGCATCAACTGGTATAAGGACGAAGAACTTATGACCAATGCCAAGTCGGCATTCAATATTGAGCATCGTTTGGATGACAATTACACATTGACCATGCCCTTGGTCAATGTCACGGGACATGTATATTCCTGTCGTGTTATGCCCAGCAATGTGCGCCATCAGATAACCATTAGGATTGGCGCGGCGCCCATTACCACGACACCGAAAGCAACAGTAGATCCTTCCCCAACCATAATAAGTCCTCCAACTGCCAAATCTGGCTCGTCTCCAGTTGTCTATTGCTTGTGGTTACTTTTGGCCAGCTTCCAAGGAATTAGGCGAATGTAA